The DNA segment GTTCTTGCCACACTAATTCTTGCTGCTGCATTCCTTGGGCTACTGAAAGTTAGAGATCCAATAAGAAACAAAAACCAATGAGGCCGTACAAGTTCATATTTCAGATTCCGGAATGTTGATGGTTAGAAGCGTCATCATTTCCCCAGAATCATTTCGATAGCCATGAGGAGTTCCTTTCGGGATCTGAACAAGTCTGCCTGGCATAATATCGTATTGCTTATCATCCAGCCAGCCAACGCCGTTACCACTGATGAAGTAGAGCACATGGTAATAGTCGTCCCTATGCTCAGAAAACTCGCCCTGTGGTTTCACTCGCGTAAGAGTAATCTTCGTGCCCGAGGAAAGACCGGGTGCAAGTGGAAAACCGACAACGCCTTCGGTAAACTCTTCTCTAACTACTTTGAAATCGGCTTTTGTTACTAGTT comes from the Candidatus Thorarchaeota archaeon genome and includes:
- a CDS encoding cupin domain-containing protein, giving the protein MKMKKGVTTVFQKRIKLVTKADFKVVREEFTEGVVGFPLAPGLSSGTKITLTRVKPQGEFSEHRDDYYHVLYFISGNGVGWLDDKQYDIMPGRLVQIPKGTPHGYRNDSGEMMTLLTINIPESEI